The following are from one region of the Methanomassiliicoccales archaeon LGM-DZ1 genome:
- a CDS encoding ABC transporter permease encodes MAAEFKSLSGHVSGSDIWDSLRQAAVVSANEMRKFLRGKKLLLFAAMVAAVVALMTYAIAAFSDNTSASFVSTAFATFAYLVVIIAAALFAAPAVAGEYEDRTALILFTRPIGKMSIFLGKTAAALLVTMVFTAVYYCVSAVLSAAICGGVTGNHWASMGLALAYCAASVGIAMLFSVVLRRSSTAVVMTIIFLTLIAGVLTNVFEIGGIEDPWYLLEYCSDDIVFAIDGTFDMMGTQYVRDVDLMRSAAVMVIWGLAAWALGYLAFRKKEY; translated from the coding sequence ATGGCGGCTGAATTCAAGTCCCTGTCCGGGCATGTATCGGGGTCCGACATCTGGGACAGTCTGAGGCAGGCGGCCGTGGTGTCCGCCAACGAGATGCGGAAGTTCCTCCGCGGGAAGAAGCTGCTGCTGTTCGCCGCGATGGTCGCGGCGGTCGTGGCCCTGATGACCTATGCCATCGCCGCGTTCTCCGACAATACGAGCGCCTCGTTCGTGAGCACGGCCTTCGCCACCTTCGCCTATCTGGTGGTCATAATTGCCGCCGCCCTCTTCGCCGCGCCGGCCGTCGCCGGCGAGTACGAGGACCGCACAGCGCTGATACTGTTCACCAGGCCCATCGGCAAGATGTCGATATTCCTGGGAAAGACCGCGGCCGCACTCCTGGTCACCATGGTGTTCACCGCCGTCTACTACTGCGTCTCCGCGGTGCTCTCGGCGGCCATCTGCGGAGGGGTCACCGGGAACCACTGGGCCTCCATGGGACTGGCCCTGGCATACTGCGCCGCGTCCGTGGGCATAGCCATGCTGTTCAGTGTCGTCCTCAGGAGGTCGAGCACCGCGGTGGTGATGACCATCATCTTCCTGACCCTGATCGCCGGTGTCCTGACCAACGTCTTCGAGATCGGAGGGATAGAAGATCCGTGGTACCTTCTGGAGTACTGCTCCGACGATATCGTCTTCGCGATCGACGGCACCTTCGACATGATGGGGACCCAATACGTCCGCGACGTGGATCTGATGCGTTCGGCCGCCGTGATGGTCATATGGGGGCTGGCGGCCTGGGCGCTGGGGTACCTGGCGTTCAGGAAGAAGGAGTACTGA
- the hisS gene encoding histidine--tRNA ligase: MIQCPRGTRDFLPDELEKRRHYESVLRGVARRFGYREIETPIFEEAELFILRSGPNVMKELYAFKDKGDREIALRPEMTAPVIRAFVNGMGSYPKPIKLFYFGQCFRYERPQAGRYREFFQFGSEIIGAATVETDAESIAMAASMIKALGLKDYKLRIGHIGVLRQRIADIGVPAEKTAEVLQKLDKKNYDECRPLLQSMGVKDEDISGLFELTETVGGTEVLSKVPGEAGDYLRSLTSILEKMGVKDVEIDLGVVRGLDYYTGMVFEAEAPSLGAEKQICGGGSYSLSELFGGEKVFSTGFAIGFDRILLAMEREGIAYEPEGIDAYVIPVSDDVRADAAGIVTAIREAGASADVDIMGRKMAKALKYADSVRARCAVIVGRKELDRGCVVLRDMKTGEQSEVPLAELAGKFAQE; encoded by the coding sequence ATGATACAGTGTCCCCGCGGCACGAGGGATTTCCTGCCGGACGAGCTTGAGAAGAGAAGGCACTACGAATCGGTACTGCGCGGAGTGGCGCGGAGGTTCGGGTACCGCGAGATCGAGACCCCCATCTTCGAGGAGGCCGAGCTCTTCATACTCAGGTCCGGCCCCAATGTGATGAAGGAACTGTACGCGTTCAAGGACAAGGGAGACCGCGAGATCGCCCTCAGGCCCGAGATGACCGCTCCGGTCATCCGCGCCTTCGTCAACGGCATGGGCTCCTATCCCAAGCCGATAAAGCTGTTCTACTTCGGCCAGTGCTTCAGGTACGAGCGCCCCCAGGCCGGGAGGTACCGCGAGTTCTTCCAGTTCGGATCGGAGATCATCGGCGCGGCCACTGTCGAGACCGATGCCGAGTCCATCGCCATGGCGGCATCCATGATCAAAGCGCTGGGTCTCAAGGATTACAAGCTCCGCATCGGGCACATCGGGGTCCTGAGGCAGAGGATCGCGGACATCGGCGTGCCGGCCGAGAAGACCGCCGAGGTGCTCCAGAAGCTCGACAAGAAGAACTATGATGAGTGCAGGCCGCTCCTGCAGTCCATGGGTGTGAAGGATGAGGACATCTCGGGCCTGTTCGAGCTGACCGAGACCGTCGGCGGGACCGAGGTCCTCTCCAAGGTCCCCGGAGAGGCCGGGGACTACCTCCGCTCCCTGACATCCATCCTGGAGAAGATGGGCGTGAAGGACGTGGAGATCGACCTCGGCGTCGTCCGCGGGCTCGACTACTACACGGGGATGGTCTTCGAGGCCGAGGCCCCCTCGCTGGGCGCCGAGAAGCAGATCTGCGGCGGCGGCTCGTATTCCCTATCGGAGCTTTTCGGCGGGGAGAAGGTGTTCTCCACCGGGTTCGCCATCGGCTTCGACAGGATCCTGCTGGCAATGGAGAGGGAGGGCATCGCCTACGAGCCGGAGGGGATCGATGCTTACGTCATCCCCGTCTCCGACGATGTCCGCGCGGACGCCGCCGGCATCGTCACCGCCATCAGGGAGGCCGGCGCCTCCGCCGACGTGGACATCATGGGCAGGAAGATGGCGAAGGCCCTGAAGTACGCGGACTCGGTGAGAGCCAGATGTGCCGTCATCGTGGGCAGGAAAGAGCTCGACAGGGGCTGTGTCGTCCTCAGGGATATGAAGACCGGAGAGCAGTCCGAGGTCCCCCTGGCCGAACTGGCCGGGAAGTTCGCTCAGGAGTGA
- a CDS encoding ATP-binding protein: MRRLIEKSLKEWKDSHRRKPLMILGVRQCGKTYSMKELGRREFPDYAYFNFESDEGGRLKGIFEKGLDTSRIIDDLSYVRGKRITPDTLIIFDEIQYCMRAIASLKYFCEEAPEYYIVCAGSLLGVKLHESTEGRSGDYSFPVGKVRFMNMYPMNFAEFLRETRGDLYGDLAENISAGETVPDAAMSVLEEAVREYWLVGGMPESVAVWKETRDIEAVREVQKDIDMSYLMDFSNHAPEDFPKLSAIWNSIARQNAKGNERFFFNEAVEGSRAGQLKDALQWLIDAGLVYRCTRVSSPDVPLTDREDRNIFKLYMADVGLMTFKSGVPAKAVGKEEEAYGLFRGALAENFVLTEMISSYGTEKPYDYWKNDRGISEVDFLLDMGGETIPIEVKSGRVPRLRSMEQYISLYNPRVAVLASFRNLGGEGKLRSVPLYLMWRVKDFIRNPERSRP; the protein is encoded by the coding sequence ATGAGACGCTTGATCGAGAAGAGCTTGAAGGAGTGGAAGGACTCCCACAGGCGCAAGCCTCTGATGATATTGGGCGTCCGCCAATGCGGGAAGACCTACTCGATGAAGGAGCTCGGCCGCAGAGAATTCCCAGATTATGCATATTTCAACTTCGAATCGGACGAAGGAGGCAGATTGAAGGGCATCTTCGAGAAAGGGCTCGATACCAGCAGGATAATCGACGATCTTTCATACGTACGCGGGAAGAGGATCACGCCGGACACGCTGATAATCTTCGATGAGATTCAATATTGCATGAGGGCGATCGCCTCGCTCAAATACTTCTGCGAGGAGGCTCCGGAGTACTACATTGTCTGCGCAGGTTCTCTGCTTGGGGTCAAACTTCACGAATCCACGGAGGGAAGGTCAGGCGATTATTCGTTCCCTGTCGGGAAGGTTCGGTTCATGAACATGTACCCTATGAACTTCGCCGAGTTCCTACGCGAGACCAGAGGGGACCTGTACGGAGATCTCGCAGAGAACATATCCGCGGGAGAGACTGTGCCAGACGCTGCGATGTCTGTTCTCGAGGAGGCTGTCCGCGAGTATTGGCTTGTGGGAGGCATGCCGGAGTCGGTCGCGGTCTGGAAGGAAACCAGGGATATCGAGGCGGTGAGGGAGGTGCAGAAAGACATCGACATGTCGTACCTCATGGACTTCTCCAACCATGCCCCGGAGGATTTCCCCAAGCTCAGCGCCATATGGAATTCCATAGCCAGGCAGAACGCCAAGGGGAACGAGCGTTTCTTCTTCAACGAGGCCGTCGAAGGCTCGAGGGCGGGACAGCTCAAGGATGCGCTGCAATGGCTCATCGATGCGGGGCTCGTCTACCGCTGCACAAGGGTATCGAGCCCGGATGTTCCGCTCACCGACAGGGAGGACAGGAACATCTTCAAGCTGTACATGGCCGACGTGGGTCTGATGACCTTCAAGTCCGGAGTGCCGGCGAAGGCGGTCGGGAAAGAGGAGGAAGCCTACGGCCTTTTCAGAGGAGCCCTGGCGGAGAACTTCGTCCTCACGGAGATGATATCATCGTACGGGACCGAGAAACCGTATGATTACTGGAAGAACGACAGGGGCATCTCGGAAGTGGACTTCCTGCTGGATATGGGCGGGGAGACGATCCCCATAGAAGTGAAATCCGGGCGTGTCCCGCGCCTGCGCAGCATGGAGCAGTACATATCCCTCTACAATCCGCGCGTCGCTGTGCTGGCGTCGTTCAGGAACCTCGGCGGCGAAGGGAAGCTCCGCTCCGTCCCCCTTTATCTGATGTGGAGGGTAAAGGATTTCATCAGGAATCCGGAGCGATCCCGGCCCTGA
- a CDS encoding cyclophilin-like fold protein, with amino-acid sequence MEKRDLSAAAALMFAAVILVGVFISYAGGDNGGDGGAELGDERISVTVNGTEFTATLYDNEAAGSLLSMLREQPMELSMEELNSSGKYCCLETDLPVSDIRPGTIHAGDISLYRGNCLMIFYADHANTGMHSYTQIGRIDDLSGLAEALGDGTASVVLAPIAV; translated from the coding sequence ATGGAGAAGCGCGACCTGTCGGCAGCAGCGGCCCTGATGTTCGCCGCGGTGATCCTGGTGGGCGTCTTCATATCGTACGCCGGCGGAGATAATGGAGGGGATGGTGGTGCGGAGCTCGGCGATGAACGCATCTCGGTGACGGTGAACGGGACTGAGTTCACGGCGACCCTCTATGATAACGAGGCCGCAGGATCTCTCCTGTCCATGCTGCGGGAGCAGCCGATGGAACTGAGCATGGAGGAGTTGAACAGCAGCGGGAAGTACTGCTGCCTGGAAACGGACCTCCCTGTCAGCGACATCCGGCCCGGAACGATCCATGCCGGGGACATCTCGCTGTATCGCGGAAATTGCCTTATGATCTTCTACGCGGACCATGCCAATACCGGGATGCACAGCTATACCCAGATAGGCAGGATCGATGATCTGTCGGGCCTTGCCGAGGCGCTCGGGGATGGCACCGCCTCTGTTGTCCTGGCGCCGATTGCTGTCTGA
- a CDS encoding ATP-binding protein, which produces MKLIQRPLYMDRLAAHAWNGFAKVLVGIRRCGKSSALKLYASGLKDCNVIYINTELAENYDLRDWKKFLGEVNSRIDGKGRNVLIVDEIQNIEGWDLALRDLIARGACDIYVTGSNSSLLSSDYSTHMGGRFNSIRMYPLSFRECLDFRREFGGTGDVLERFMRVGGMPSLWRMPEGIDESMGIIRDIVSTSIANDIEERYSLRGRSALTEVLRFVLSTIGSYVSANNIYKSMKSAGSSVSVSTVYTYLEYLENANILIRASVYDLRGHRIIGSKYKYYATDIGIKHALIGYRVNDTPGHMENIIFTDLLSRGFDVYVGDPGGKEIDFVAVKDDRRIYIQVCQTIQSEKTMAREFSSLDSVDDSFPKYLVLLEPGPYSGFTDKGVRCCGLEEFLSKDDLFVQ; this is translated from the coding sequence ATGAAACTGATTCAGCGCCCCCTGTACATGGACAGGCTGGCGGCGCACGCATGGAACGGGTTTGCCAAAGTATTGGTGGGCATCCGCAGATGCGGGAAATCATCTGCGCTCAAGCTGTACGCATCCGGGCTGAAAGACTGCAACGTCATCTACATAAACACCGAACTGGCTGAAAACTACGACCTGCGGGATTGGAAGAAATTCCTCGGGGAAGTGAATTCGAGGATCGACGGAAAAGGCAGGAACGTCCTCATCGTAGATGAAATACAGAACATCGAAGGCTGGGACCTGGCACTCAGAGACCTGATAGCCCGCGGAGCATGCGACATCTACGTGACCGGATCGAACTCGAGCCTGCTTTCATCCGATTATTCGACCCATATGGGAGGGAGGTTCAATTCGATCCGCATGTACCCTCTCTCATTCAGGGAATGCCTGGATTTCCGCAGGGAATTCGGCGGAACCGGCGATGTTCTCGAACGTTTCATGAGGGTCGGCGGGATGCCGTCCCTCTGGCGCATGCCGGAGGGCATCGATGAATCGATGGGCATCATCAGGGACATCGTGAGCACCTCGATCGCCAACGATATAGAGGAAAGATATTCCCTGAGGGGAAGATCGGCCCTGACCGAAGTGCTGCGTTTCGTGCTTTCCACCATCGGGAGCTATGTTTCGGCAAACAACATCTACAAGTCCATGAAATCGGCCGGCAGCTCGGTTTCGGTGTCCACTGTATACACCTATCTCGAATACCTCGAGAACGCCAACATCCTGATACGTGCCAGCGTATACGATCTGAGAGGGCACCGCATCATCGGGTCCAAGTACAAGTATTATGCCACGGACATCGGCATCAAGCACGCCCTCATCGGATACCGCGTTAACGATACCCCCGGCCACATGGAGAACATAATCTTCACTGATCTCCTCAGCAGAGGATTCGATGTTTACGTAGGGGATCCCGGCGGAAAGGAGATAGATTTCGTCGCCGTGAAGGATGACCGCCGGATATACATCCAGGTCTGCCAGACGATCCAGTCCGAGAAAACCATGGCGCGCGAGTTCTCCTCCCTGGATTCCGTTGACGATTCGTTCCCCAAATACCTGGTTCTGCTGGAGCCCGGTCCGTACAGCGGATTCACGGACAAAGGGGTAAGATGCTGCGGGCTCGAGGAGTTCCTCTCCAAGGACGACCTGTTCGTCCAATAA
- the thrS gene encoding threonine--tRNA ligase codes for MKALYSDGTVREAEDGLSVLRHTTSHILAQAVKRLWPETKLAIGPSISDGFYYDMDREGGFTADDLTKIEAEMKKIVKENLKLETFTLPRAEAIKFMEERHEDYKVQLIKDLPEDAVISFYKQGEFTDLCAGPHVLYTKQCKAFKLTSVAGAYWRGDEHNKMLTRIYGTAFENKEDLDKYLAMMEEAKKRDHRKLGKELGIFMMSDEGPGFPFFLPNGVTLKNTLMSYWREIHIPAGYKEISTPQILNRHLWEQSGHWDHYKENMYTTRIDDEDYAIKPMNCPGSTIVFASESRSYRDLPLRLAEFGVVHRHEKSGELHGLFRVRCFTQDDTHIYVTPEQIEDEISAIVKIIDKVYKQFGFKYHVELSTRPENSMGSDEDWENATNGLRHALDDMHLPYVVNEGDGAFYGPKIDFHLEDSIGRTWQCGTIQLDFQLPQRFNLEYVGADGQKHCPIMIHRVVFGSVERFMGILIEHYAGKFPVWLAPVQVKVLSVSEKSRDYAAKVASQLQAAGIRIENDARDEKIGYKIREAQLQKVPYMVIIGEKEAEEGTSVAVRSRDKGDLGSFRTEDFIALVKKQTSERKD; via the coding sequence ATGAAAGCGTTATACAGCGACGGCACCGTGAGGGAGGCCGAGGACGGCCTCTCCGTGCTGAGGCACACCACCTCGCATATCCTCGCGCAGGCCGTCAAAAGGCTCTGGCCCGAGACCAAACTGGCCATCGGTCCCTCGATCAGCGACGGATTCTATTACGACATGGACCGCGAAGGCGGCTTCACTGCAGACGACCTGACCAAGATCGAGGCCGAGATGAAGAAGATCGTGAAGGAGAACCTCAAGCTCGAGACCTTCACCCTTCCGCGGGCCGAAGCGATCAAGTTCATGGAGGAAAGGCACGAGGACTACAAGGTCCAGCTTATCAAGGACCTCCCCGAGGACGCCGTCATCAGCTTCTACAAGCAGGGCGAGTTCACCGACCTCTGCGCCGGGCCGCACGTGCTCTACACGAAGCAGTGCAAGGCGTTCAAGCTCACCTCCGTCGCAGGCGCGTACTGGCGCGGCGACGAGCACAACAAGATGCTCACCCGCATCTATGGCACCGCCTTCGAGAACAAGGAGGACCTCGACAAGTACCTCGCCATGATGGAGGAGGCCAAGAAGAGGGACCACCGCAAGCTCGGCAAGGAGCTCGGCATCTTCATGATGTCCGACGAGGGGCCCGGGTTCCCGTTCTTCCTGCCTAACGGTGTCACGCTCAAGAACACCCTCATGTCCTACTGGAGGGAGATCCATATCCCCGCCGGCTACAAGGAGATCTCCACCCCGCAGATCCTCAACCGCCACCTGTGGGAGCAGTCCGGCCACTGGGACCACTACAAGGAGAACATGTACACCACCAGGATCGACGACGAGGATTACGCCATCAAGCCGATGAACTGCCCCGGCAGCACCATCGTCTTCGCCAGCGAGTCCCGCTCGTACCGCGACCTCCCGCTCCGCCTGGCGGAGTTCGGTGTGGTGCACAGGCATGAGAAGTCCGGAGAGCTCCATGGGCTGTTCCGCGTCAGGTGCTTCACTCAGGACGATACCCATATCTACGTCACCCCCGAGCAGATCGAGGACGAGATCTCCGCCATCGTGAAGATCATCGACAAGGTGTACAAGCAGTTCGGCTTCAAGTACCACGTCGAGCTGTCCACCCGCCCCGAGAACTCGATGGGCTCCGACGAGGACTGGGAGAACGCGACCAACGGCCTCAGGCATGCCCTGGACGACATGCACCTGCCCTACGTTGTCAACGAGGGCGACGGCGCGTTCTACGGCCCCAAGATCGACTTCCACCTGGAGGACTCCATCGGGAGGACCTGGCAGTGCGGAACCATCCAGCTGGACTTCCAGCTGCCTCAGAGGTTCAATCTGGAGTACGTCGGCGCCGACGGGCAGAAGCACTGCCCCATCATGATCCACCGCGTCGTCTTCGGAAGCGTCGAGAGGTTCATGGGGATCCTCATCGAGCATTACGCCGGGAAGTTCCCCGTCTGGCTGGCGCCTGTGCAGGTCAAGGTCCTCTCGGTCTCCGAGAAGAGCAGAGACTATGCCGCGAAGGTCGCTTCGCAGCTGCAGGCCGCCGGCATCCGCATCGAGAACGACGCCCGCGACGAGAAGATCGGCTACAAGATCCGCGAGGCCCAGCTCCAGAAGGTCCCCTACATGGTGATCATCGGCGAGAAGGAGGCCGAGGAAGGCACCTCCGTCGCCGTCAGGAGCCGCGACAAGGGCGACCTCGGGTCGTTCAGGACCGAGGACTTCATCGCCCTCGTGAAGAAGCAGACCTCTGAGAGGAAGGACTGA
- a CDS encoding heavy metal-binding domain-containing protein, whose protein sequence is MIVTTTKEVPGKNFMIIGIAKGTGGGEERKKSLSECYDEALSDLEDCARQMYADAVVAVSLSVTETGGEKHRRNQVLAYGTAVSFLDRRNILGRSVRPFGRIFCYL, encoded by the coding sequence ATGATCGTAACAACAACCAAAGAGGTTCCCGGGAAGAACTTCATGATCATCGGCATAGCGAAAGGAACCGGCGGAGGAGAGGAACGCAAGAAATCCCTCTCTGAGTGCTACGACGAGGCACTTTCCGATCTCGAGGACTGCGCCCGGCAGATGTATGCCGACGCAGTGGTGGCGGTGAGCTTATCCGTCACCGAGACCGGGGGAGAGAAGCATCGCCGCAACCAGGTGCTGGCCTACGGCACCGCCGTGTCCTTCCTCGACCGAAGAAACATCTTAGGCCGAAGCGTCCGGCCTTTCGGGCGCATATTTTGTTATCTTTGA
- a CDS encoding heavy metal-binding domain-containing protein: protein MIFTTANEIPGRNYEIVGLAMGNTIQTRNIGRDFTQGLRSIVGKELVAYNEMLTKARETAIERMKEDAEAKGADAVIAMRITTSMIMAGAAEILAYGTAVRFV from the coding sequence ATGATTTTCACAACCGCGAACGAGATTCCCGGCAGGAACTATGAGATCGTCGGCCTGGCCATGGGCAACACCATACAGACCAGGAACATTGGGCGCGACTTCACTCAGGGACTGAGGTCCATCGTCGGGAAGGAGCTAGTCGCATACAACGAGATGCTCACCAAGGCACGCGAGACAGCGATCGAGAGGATGAAGGAGGATGCCGAGGCCAAAGGCGCCGATGCCGTCATCGCCATGCGCATCACCACATCCATGATCATGGCGGGAGCGGCCGAGATCCTGGCCTACGGGACAGCGGTCAGGTTCGTCTGA
- a CDS encoding uroporphyrinogen decarboxylase family protein, translating into MEDRRDAMSHGERIRCAIDLKEPDRVPMFDTMNWSINLAGDNLSRMGKKEKDVSYPQWVRNTDVFVESQIRALDRFGHDFVHSRMSAHIMAEPLGCKEHETYWGVPVVDPCIDDPKKWRDLHFPDPEKDGKMPQQLEAIRKLDKKLHDERKDDVFITGFTRGPLTLAGVVLGVEDMMAFMFEEPDEVKELISFCCDAAIEFDKAQIDAGADHIYTPDPTCSGDMISPETFREFGLPYAKRQSEAIRRYKDRYAHHYHICGLTMDRLDNLCEIGASYISLDYADDLAEVKRRIGKRQCIAGNINPAGTLLQGTPEKIEREGKKAIRDAAPGGGYIYWTGCDWPLDVPLANVDAFFDTAKKYGRYPIDIPEDR; encoded by the coding sequence ATGGAGGACAGACGCGACGCGATGTCGCACGGAGAGAGGATCAGATGTGCGATCGACCTGAAGGAGCCCGACAGGGTGCCGATGTTCGACACCATGAACTGGTCGATCAACCTGGCGGGCGATAACCTGTCCCGCATGGGGAAGAAGGAGAAGGATGTGAGCTACCCGCAGTGGGTCAGAAACACCGACGTGTTCGTCGAGTCGCAGATACGCGCGCTCGACCGCTTCGGCCATGACTTCGTTCACTCGAGGATGAGCGCCCACATCATGGCGGAACCGCTGGGCTGCAAGGAGCATGAGACCTACTGGGGGGTGCCTGTCGTGGACCCCTGCATCGATGACCCCAAGAAATGGCGCGACCTGCACTTCCCGGACCCTGAGAAGGACGGGAAGATGCCGCAGCAGCTGGAGGCGATCCGCAAGCTCGATAAGAAGCTCCACGACGAACGGAAGGACGACGTGTTCATAACCGGCTTCACCCGCGGGCCCCTGACGCTGGCCGGCGTGGTCCTCGGCGTGGAGGACATGATGGCCTTCATGTTCGAGGAGCCGGACGAGGTGAAGGAGCTGATAAGCTTCTGCTGCGACGCCGCGATAGAGTTCGACAAGGCGCAGATCGATGCGGGCGCGGACCACATCTACACGCCCGACCCCACATGCTCCGGAGACATGATCTCGCCGGAGACCTTCAGGGAGTTCGGGCTCCCTTACGCCAAGAGGCAGTCGGAGGCCATCAGGAGGTACAAGGACAGGTACGCCCACCACTACCACATCTGCGGCCTCACCATGGACCGCCTCGACAACCTCTGCGAGATCGGCGCGAGCTACATCAGCCTGGACTACGCGGACGACCTGGCCGAGGTCAAGAGGAGGATCGGGAAGAGGCAGTGCATCGCCGGGAACATCAATCCCGCAGGCACCCTGCTTCAGGGCACGCCGGAGAAGATCGAGCGCGAGGGGAAGAAGGCGATAAGGGATGCCGCCCCGGGCGGAGGGTACATCTACTGGACCGGCTGCGACTGGCCGCTCGATGTCCCGCTGGCCAATGTCGATGCGTTCTTCGATACGGCCAAGAAGTACGGCAGATATCCGATAGATATCCCCGAGGATCGGTGA
- a CDS encoding B12-binding domain-containing protein, protein MADSIDKFEQRTAETPREVADRMLPEDPVYRELAEKVVFFKIKEIEGASEKALETKAPADAINLGLVAGMQIVAKLYAQRIYYLPEVIMASRTMTKGIAVAEARMPGGREARGTVIMHAVEGDPHDIGKNIAAVMMRAAGYKVVDLGKDVPATEAVAKAAEIRPLFMSGTALMTTTMDALPKEAAMMKEKGIDVPLMGCGSAVTREFANSYDLGIYSEKAPQTPPIADRLLEGWDWKRIRSEWNDIVKEAQRWRTDATRCRTERGSDVRST, encoded by the coding sequence ATGGCAGACAGCATCGATAAATTCGAGCAGAGGACGGCCGAGACCCCGAGGGAGGTCGCGGACAGGATGCTCCCGGAGGACCCCGTCTACCGGGAACTGGCAGAGAAAGTGGTGTTCTTCAAGATCAAAGAGATCGAGGGAGCATCGGAGAAAGCGCTGGAGACCAAGGCTCCGGCAGACGCCATCAACCTCGGGCTGGTGGCGGGCATGCAGATAGTGGCCAAGCTCTATGCCCAGAGGATCTACTACCTTCCGGAGGTCATCATGGCCTCCAGGACCATGACCAAAGGCATAGCGGTCGCCGAAGCGAGGATGCCCGGCGGAAGGGAGGCCCGCGGGACGGTCATCATGCATGCGGTCGAGGGCGACCCCCACGACATAGGGAAGAACATCGCCGCGGTCATGATGAGGGCCGCAGGCTATAAGGTCGTCGACCTCGGCAAGGACGTTCCGGCAACCGAAGCGGTGGCCAAAGCGGCGGAGATCAGGCCGCTCTTCATGAGCGGCACCGCCCTCATGACCACGACCATGGACGCCCTTCCCAAAGAGGCGGCCATGATGAAGGAGAAGGGCATCGACGTCCCCCTGATGGGCTGCGGAAGCGCGGTCACCAGGGAGTTCGCCAACTCATACGACCTCGGGATATATTCCGAGAAGGCCCCTCAGACGCCTCCCATCGCGGACAGGCTGCTGGAAGGCTGGGACTGGAAGAGGATACGCTCCGAATGGAACGATATAGTGAAGGAGGCGCAGCGATGGAGGACAGACGCGACGCGATGTCGCACGGAGAGAGGATCAGATGTGCGATCGACCTGA